One genomic window of Etheostoma spectabile isolate EspeVRDwgs_2016 chromosome 5, UIUC_Espe_1.0, whole genome shotgun sequence includes the following:
- the vamp5 gene encoding vesicle-associated membrane protein 5, translating into MENGKDRLQQTQDDVEEVKVIMLDNLNKVDERSGKLGELEDRTDELLAKCKTFEKTTYKVKQKKRWENKKMKVVFIGIGVAAGLIVLGLIIFAIVG; encoded by the exons ATG GAGAATGGGAAGGACCGCCTGCAGCAGACCCAGGACGATGTGGAGGAGGTGAAGGTTATCATGTTGGACAACCTGAACAAAGTCGACGAGAGATCTGGAAAACTGGGAGAACTGGAGGACAGGACTGATGAGCTGCTTGCAAAG TGTAAAACCTTTGAAAAGACCACCTACAAGGTGaagcaaaagaaaagatggGAGAACAAGAAGATGAAAGTGGTGTTTATTGGCATCGGAGTGGCAGCTGGACTTATCGTTCTTGGACTTATAATCTTTGCCATTGTTGGGTAA